In Rhodamnia argentea isolate NSW1041297 chromosome 5, ASM2092103v1, whole genome shotgun sequence, the DNA window TTCTCGCCGAATATTTTATCATAGCGCACGTTTAGCGTCGATCGGCTTATAATTGATATAAATAACAAAAGTAATGATTGAGAAACCCATCTCTTTGATCCTGGCAGAGTTCCAAAACTTGTAAGGGAGTGTAATTAAATTCTAGAACTTACACAAAATGTAACTACGAACTAAAATTTATCTAATTCATGCATATGACTAATTCTGTTAACGCCGTCTAATTTGAAATATAAGTAGTGCTgaaagtgataatttttttagttttttttgaAGCCACGTGTCGCTGGTGTACTTTTAtgccttatatatatatatatatatatatatatatatatatatatatatatatatatatttcaaggGCTAAATTGGGAAAAATATCTGTAGGgagtcttaaaatttggagACTCCTCCCTATTCTCAAATCAgcccaaaaacaagaaaatttggATAAGGGGGCCCTTATTTTCATCTCCTTCCGTTCGGTTTTCCTTTCCCAGCCCGCTGGAGCTGAAGCTGTGCACAGCTTCCATGGCGGCGACGGTCCCAAGTTCTTCGCTCAGTCTGGTGTCAAACCTCCACCTGCAAAGATGGCGACTCCCAAGCATTGGTCCGCGGCATTCTCCGGCTTCAATTCCCGTTCCTGTTCGACCTCATCGTAACAAGGGCACTCGTTGTCTTGCCACGCCCCTGCTGTCTTCGCCGGCTTGTGGTGAAAATGTCGCAGAAGCTGAGAACCTTCAAGAGGGTAGGCCGAGTTTCAAGTGGGTCGAGGTGGGGCGTCGTGCTACTGAGGAGCAGAGGATTGCCATATCCAATCTTCCTTCTAAGATGACGAAAAGGTGTAAGGCGTTGATGAGGCAGATCATATGTTTCGATCCTCAGAGGGCGACCTTGTCCGATGTTTTGGCTGCCTGGGTGAGAATTATGAAGCCCAGTAGAGCCAATTGGCTCGCGGTTctgaaagaattgaagaagctgaATCATCCTGCTCATCTTGAGGTACCTACCCTCGTTCGATTACATTGGTTGTTTGTTAGCTATTTAAGCTGTGGTGCAGCGTCTCTGTCTGTTGGAAGAGCATGAGTTGAAAGATTTTTTCTTGCTATGttgatgaatttgatttttcgcGTTGACATTTAGCTTTTGCTGTTGGAAAGAGCTGAAATTTGTCATCTTGCAAACTTAAGTTTCTGCAATTAGATCAGAATTTTGTGGGCGGTGGCCTAGAAAAGGAGCCGTCCAAATCTAGCGAACTAGTGATTGTTAGCTTGTGTGAGGAATGGGAGTTTCTTCTTGACGATATAGTACATAGTACTGAATGGCTGTGAGTTATCGAGGTGCTCCGATTTGTGGATTTGTTCGAAATTATTTGCATGACAATTGTTGAGTCTTGGGGATATCTCAATCTTTGTTAATTTGATTTACGCAATTCAACTCATGAATCCTCAGACTGATTTTAGGTGGCGGAACTTGCTCTGTTAGAAGAATCTTTCGAAGCTAATGTTCGTGACTATACAAAATTAATCCATTGGTATGGAAAGCAAAACCAACTTCAAGATGCAGAAAACGCTCTTCTAGCCATGAAGCAAAGAGGCTTCATCTGTGATCAGGTTACCTTGACTGCTATGGTTGATATGTACAGCAAGTCTGGGCATTTTGAGCTGGCGAACAAAACATTTGAAGAAATCAAGCTGCTTGGATTGCCATTGGATAAACGGTCTTATGGCTCAATGGTCATGGCCTACGTTAGAGCTGGAATGCCTGAACAGGCAGAGATTTTATTGAGAGAAATGGATGAGCTAGAGATCTTTGCCGGAAGTGAAGTTTATAAGGCACTATTGAGAGCGTATTCCATGATTGGAAATACCGATGGAGCTCAGAGGGTTTTTGATGCTATTCAATTTGCAGGGATTGTTCCAGATGCTAGGCTATGCGGGCTGCTTATAAATGCCTATGCAACTACAGGACAAAGTGACAAGGCCCTTGTTGCCTTTGAGAATATGAGGAAGGCTGGTATTGAACCTAGTGATAAAGCTGTGGCACTCATTTTGCATGCTTATgaaagagagaacaaaataaacaaagcaCTGGACTTTCTAATAGATTTGGAGAGAGATGGTATTGTAATAGGAAAAGAAGCATCCGAAAGACTTGCTGGATGGCTCCACAGACTCGGGGTGGTAGAACAAGTGGAGCTAGTCTTGAGAGAGTATGCAGCTAAGGAAACCAATCATGGACTGTGCACTTCCTGGATAAATTGAAGCTTTATCCTGGTAAGTGGCAAAAAACAGAAAGTCATTTCCTGTATATGATGACAATCATCATGAAAGTAGTATTTCTGTCATCATGATTATTGTTTCCTTAGTTTCTACAAATTGGGCGGTTGTTTCTTACTGGCAAATAGAGGCTTTGCTTTTAGTAACTATCTCCTCTTGAAGACATGTCTATTATGTTCAAACTCTTCTAGAGTTGAAATGTCCATTGGTTGAATATGTGCATGGGCTTTGGTATTGTGTAGTTTCTTTCCCAATCAAAAGCTGTAAATTCTTCAAAGAATTTTTAGTTAGCCATGTTAACGATTTTCTTGTAAAAATGTATTCCTTGTCTTCAACTTCTTTTGAATTATCTGTCAATTCAGCAGTGTATTGGAAGCCTCAAGTATTTATAGCAAAAGTTTGGCTATTTTCTGTTGATTAGTGTTAATTGATAGTGAATGAAGTTTGGTTGTCTGTCCATTTTTGCTCAGAGAACTACAGAGTTCTTGGGGACAAAACGTTGGCCACATACTCTTAGAGAAGAAAGTAGaaacttattttgattttaactTTCCTATATTTGCTACTTCACAAACACACCATGCATTATGACTCTAAGTTCTAACTGTTCTCATATTTGGTGCTTCACTATCAACACTATTCCCCATTTGTCAATAAATGATACTGTATGTGAATTTAGTTCCTCTTGTGAAATTACAGTTTTGTCATGGGTGCACTAGCTAATGCTCCTTGACATGGTTGATTTCTTTCTACCACTTACATAAAGCTCTATAGAGTGCATTTCTTCTGGCAATCAAAGTTCTGGACCTATTTGTGAAAGGAGAGAGCATGGTGATGAAAATAGAGGCAACATGTTAGAGTGCAAATACGAAGCTTTGTTCTTTCAGATTTTTTAGCAATATAAGATTTTGTCTGATTTGCAGAAAGGCTCAGTTATGGCTCTGTTCTGGGTGACATGTGGCTGCATATAGGATGGTAAATCCCAAACTGTACTTATATGAAAAATGGAGGTACAGGAAGATGGTTATAGACGGATTGGATACGGAGGTTATGCCTTCTGTTGCATTCCAATACATGATGCTCGTACATTGGCTCAAGGCATTTAAGGGATTTTGTTATTTCTCTAGTTCCAAATCGTGGAGGATGAGAATAGATTTGGGAATCTGATCCCAGACCCGTTAAATGCAAGATCTGGGGTTTCTTGTGAGGAGCTAAACTGTAGCTTTTGTAGGACCAAATACAAATGAGGGAGGACAGACCCAAAGGCTTCTTGATCATGTGtttttcgttttctcaaaaggCAGAAGCTGAAGTCCAAAACTTACCAGTGAAACTCATCAGCAATCATGGTGTTTCAGGTTGTTATTCGATGCTCGGGTCTTATCTTTTGGCACTGGTTCTTTCAACTTGAGGAGCTTTAATTGAAGAtgttcttctcattttttgtgatcttTTGAATAACGTTGAATATGCATATTACCGGTTTATAGCATGAAAATTGCATTAATCATGTGAAATCTGATTTCTTTATTTCATGATTGTTAGTAAAGACTATGTTGGCTTCATCTGTTATTTAGGTACCGCTCATCTGATGGCTGATGTTGCTCCAGGTAGCCTATTGCATTCAAATAAATCTCAGGCTCATTTGCTCCAACTATGTAAGACTCGTTCTTTGGCGTTGCGTACGATCTATTGACTGTACATCTAGAATGAATATTTCTTGTCATGTTTAGCCTCTAGTTGAGGTAGGCATTAGACTACTTAGACAGACCGAGAACTTACACAATTGGAAGGCTGACTCTCTTACACCTTTCGATTTTGATTAAGAGGACAGCTGCTGAGCAAGATGCAGTATCAGCCTCTCTTGAATTCAAGCTCCTGGAAACCACCTCGCTTaggaagtcttttttttttgtgacagaCAGAGACCTTGGCTACTTAAAATAACATTGAGAAGTAGGCTGATACTGCATCTTAATGTTTTTGTCAATGGGCAAAATGTTCATTTGGATATATGCCCATATGTCATATTGTTCCGTTTGTGAAGGCATCCTCGTCTTgcggttttcattttttattttacctaAGGGTTTTAGCCTTTTTAGGTTTCGTGTTGGACAAGAAAAGGACTATTTTGTTTCCCTCTTTGTTACGGTCTCGGATGAGGATTCTTTTATTAGCCTACGAAATCAATAAAAGCTTGCTTGTATTAGAGATGTCAAAGACATCGTTACTTCCGATTAACATCTATTTTGATGCATTTTATTAATCCATTTAATCCCGTTTTGACTCATATTTATCCAATGCAAATTCAATGACACATACCTAACTCGTATTTCTTAAACAATTCTATATTAAACCAAATCatatctaataaaaaaataatatttaactaaatcatacaatacaaattttgtgaaattttttaattttatatatttttaaatttttttaattttataaaatgtttttaatttctCGACAATAAACTATTAGGTTTATGTAATTTAgatatattagaaatttttattttatcttttctgtCAATATTaatctttcctcctttctcctccctcctcccttGATTTTTCGGCTTCTAATTTGTTCAACCCTATGTCGCTCCTTCCAAACCTCTCTCCTTCATCCATCGATATTCGGGGCTTCGGTTAACTTTGGGAAGCAACCCCAAGAACTGCCTTCCCTTGAGAGCTCACTCAATGCCACGGCGACTCGAGGACCGGATCCCGACGAACGTTTGGGCTCGACATCTCGCGGCCTTGCAAGCCTTTCTCTATTCCAACCGGCAACTTGAGGCGGATCCAGGTTTTCATCTTGAACAAAGATCAAATCCCGAATTGTAATATATAGCTTTCCTAGGCATACACTTTAAACGTTCCGACTTAACGCCTAGATCAATTCGAGCTTTCGATGCCCATCTATTGTGCGAATCCTCGAGAGCTCACTAGATCTCGACAGCTAAGCTCCTCGATGGGGCCGATCTTCTTCCCTATAGCCGAGCCTCGAGGCTCGCTAGATCTCGGCTAGTCGAGCTCGCCCTAGGCGTTGCCGTGGCCGTCGCGAGCTAGTGGCGGCCAAggcgagagaaaaaaaaaaagaataaaagaaaaaatttaatattataataaaatattaaaaagttcaaaattttttttttaaatatgcataaaatttatttataactCTTTTAAGATAGTTGTTTTACttgacccatttatgacccatttaaaacccATTAGATTTCTAAATAACCcacttatgacccatttaagcaCTTAAGGTGACCCATTTAAGCACTTAAGCtaatccatttttgacccaccaccatcaaatatgggttgaatatgggttctagacccattttgccacctctacttGTATTCTGAGTTTATCTAAAGTCAACATGATGTCCTGATCAAGAGTCAAATTTTTGACAATCCGCGTAACATTTGCATTCCATGAGTCCTCACACTCATGCCTTAACTGGTCCAAATGTAAGATGATATGAATAATTGATGTCTATATTTGTGATCTCCGACAAAATAAATGGGCTTCAATCATATTGGtgaaaacttaaaattttcCAGGAAGACCAGAAATATCCACAAATCACTAAAAATTCAGCTAGTCGTGAAAATTTACGCAAtatcttcaaatccatcatatATTATGGATGCTCACTTTGAAAAACACTCACCAAATGCAGTTGTAACTGCTCCTTTACCTCTTCCTCCTCTATTACTCTCTTGTTTTCTACCTCTTATCAACTGCCAATGAAGCTCCGACTGAAAAAAAAGCCTGCCATGAAGCAGGCTTGCTGGCTTTTTGGTAAGGTATTTGATGTGGGTCAGCTTTATTATTCATCATCTCATTAAACTGAGAACCACCTTAGGGGTAATACCGTTTTTTCTGAATTTGGCAAACGTGTGTTGAAGCGCTTAAAGGCTAGATCTTTACATTGAAAGAATCGAAACCCATGATAGAaccaagagaaaagaagaagaagaatctgtATAGATCGAGAAGAGACGAGGCTGCATATGGAGGTGGGTGCTCACGATGAATCTGTCCTTAGggttttctttgaaaaattttagtaaataaaaaaaaatagatcggTCCGGTTTGGGTAGTTTGGGTGGGCGGTTCCACCCCCTCCCGATGGAATTGGACCGAAAATCCCCGATTCTAATTTTATGCAATCGAGAACCGATCCGGCCCCCTCGAAATTGCCCAGAACGTAACGGTTCCGTCCGGTTCGAGCGGTTCCTCATCTAGTTGGTTCttattgctcacccctattgatAAGTGAAAATTACATTTTGTTTGTATAGATTGACTTCAAAGCTGCTGTTGCCACCGCCGCATTCTCTTCTGGTACCGCCACCGCCGCAACCTTCGCAGCTGCCGCCCCCACTTCCATCGTAGCTATCACTCCCACCGCCACCCCAACCCAACGTGCTAAAACTACCATTATCCAAGTTAAAAACACATGCTCGAGCCAGATTAACTCCGCCGCCGCCGTTAGGACCCTTATTTTCGCAATGTTCCTGCTTGCTTTTGCCGCGTACGAATATGATCATTGAGATGAATAACAGGGAAAATGCAACCACGCATAGCCATGTCAACTCTAGTTGGTTTCCATGGCCATGAGTAGCATTAACGCGACGAAACCCCACTCTAGCTATCACTCCTTGCTAAAGATGGAACAAAGTGAGTGATGAAGTATAATTTTCGGAGATCAAAGATTTTCCCTACTAGAAAATCCTATTAAATAGATAACAGAAATTGGAATGTATCATTTGACATTTCTTTATTCTCTAAGATAACTAATCTCGTTTAACCTTTACTGGTTCTCCGTCCCCCTCTCTTGAAGATCCTAGAGTATTTGCAGTCGGAAGTGCAGTGTTTCCTTATATTGCCTATTGGTGAATGTCCTTCGTAATTGCTTATGATCAAACTTGAAATTCTTtgcaaatagaaaaaggaaatgaattGCCAAGTGGTAATATTGAACTCGGCATCCTAGTATCATCAGAAAGAGTCATGCAAATGCCTACATTAATGGTCACTCAACATTgataaatttcatatttttactATCCTAAAGGCGATAAAAAAACGTCGGTGAGTTACTAGTTTTACATGTAATTACTAGCTTCAATAATCGAGCTTTATTACTCAGGATTGAATCTAGTAAATTATGGTACTAAAAGCGGCCTATATTGGTATTTGGTCATTAATGTTCTGAGCCATGATAAAAAGATTGTACTATTTTCACTCGTGACCTATTCACATCAATCTGCCTGAAAATGTTCTGGAACCTTCTACAGAACACTGCATTTGTAAGTTTCTACTTTGGTAGTCCATCCGAGAGTCAGACCTCTCATTTATGCCatttaaaatccaatttttatgaatttactAAATCACTTATGTGATCGCGCATATCGAAATTTGACGACTTTGgtaatagcatttttttttattttatttttattggatGGATTTGATCTCTCAATTTCGTCGCATTTCTGTGCAGTCCCAAACTTGTTACGCAACCATAGTTCTTATgcgttctctcttttcttggttttttaattaatattaaaaaatgcgtgTCATTTGTGCGGAATAACCTTAAATTtggtaaatttagaaaaaaaaaattaaaagttcaaaaatttggGAAGTTTTTTTATTCTACAGGGCCCGATACATGTTTCGGATTTTATAGCTGGGAATTCCGATATCCTAATCCGATTCATTTCAATTGCTAAAATGgctttatttcctttatgataATTCTACTAGGGCGGCGTTATTTCTAACCCCTATATAATTAAATCCACCACATtttaatcaaaagataaaaataaccCTTAATCATTGAATTGCAATTTAAGTGGTGGCTCTACATTATtcactttccttctctttttaatATTCCTATTTTTATGTAGGATCTAGTTGCTCACATACCTAAGAATTTCGCATGTTTTGCTTTCGTTCATCGGGGGCACTATGCTTTGTTTTACATTGTTAGATTTAGCTTTCATAGAAACTAGTTTAGATAAGAAAAAGTTTCAAGAAACCTTAACATTAAGAAATACTATttaagaatttttcaaaatgaaatcaCAATTACATTCTCCAATCATGCAAGTCAATATCATTTTGCATTGACAAAATTAATAACAACCATGA includes these proteins:
- the LOC115732572 gene encoding pentatricopeptide repeat-containing protein At1g01970-like, translated to MAATVPSSSLSLVSNLHLQRWRLPSIGPRHSPASIPVPVRPHRNKGTRCLATPLLSSPACGENVAEAENLQEGRPSFKWVEVGRRATEEQRIAISNLPSKMTKRCKALMRQIICFDPQRATLSDVLAAWVRIMKPSRANWLAVLKELKKLNHPAHLEVAELALLEESFEANVRDYTKLIHWYGKQNQLQDAENALLAMKQRGFICDQVTLTAMVDMYSKSGHFELANKTFEEIKLLGLPLDKRSYGSMVMAYVRAGMPEQAEILLREMDELEIFAGSEVYKALLRAYSMIGNTDGAQRVFDAIQFAGIVPDARLCGLLINAYATTGQSDKALVAFENMRKAGIEPSDKAVALILHAYERENKINKALDFLIDLERDGIVIGKEASERLAGWLHRLGVVEQVELVLREYAAKETNHGLCTSWIN